The Spirosoma radiotolerans genome has a window encoding:
- a CDS encoding DUF2911 domain-containing protein, with product MKNLIAVFTLLFATVSWVQAQDNKAPASPKITAESPDKNIKVVYGQPSKKGRVIFGAEGSNSLEKYGKVWRTGANEATEVTFKNDVMFGGKMVKAGTYTLFTIPGEKEWSVILNSTLGQWGAYDYEKIKGTDVATIKVPVSMTKSPIEKLMITPANSSIAIAWDNMTISVPVMKHG from the coding sequence ATGAAAAATCTAATTGCAGTTTTTACGTTGCTTTTTGCTACGGTATCGTGGGTACAGGCGCAAGATAACAAAGCCCCCGCAAGTCCTAAAATAACCGCTGAAAGCCCCGACAAAAACATCAAGGTCGTATATGGCCAGCCTTCCAAAAAAGGCCGGGTTATTTTTGGCGCTGAAGGCTCGAACAGCCTGGAGAAATATGGTAAAGTTTGGCGGACAGGAGCTAATGAAGCAACTGAAGTGACGTTTAAAAACGACGTGATGTTCGGTGGCAAGATGGTTAAAGCGGGTACATACACGCTGTTCACCATTCCTGGTGAGAAAGAGTGGAGCGTTATTTTAAACAGCACGCTGGGCCAATGGGGCGCGTATGATTATGAAAAAATCAAAGGTACCGATGTGGCTACGATCAAGGTGCCCGTTTCGATGACTAAATCACCCATCGAAAAACTAATGATTACCCCGGCTAACAGCAGCATTGCGATTGCCTGGGATAACATGACGATTTCGGTACCTGTTATGAAGCACGGTTGA
- a CDS encoding acyl-CoA dehydrogenase, whose protein sequence is MATTYFSKRNLQFLLHEVFKAEELTKYEYFSAHDRETFNLVLDSATYIADTLMHPYLKDVDKNQPELTNGQVTVHPKIKEYLKAMGDAGLIGAGFSFEHGGQQLPEMLSSCVGFILMAANNGMMYTGLTSGAAHLITSFGSPELNELYVPNLLAGTWQGTMALTEPQAGSSLSDVTTSATPLPDSQPGMAAYQIKGQKVFISAGDHDATENIIHLMLARIDGAPKGTKGISLFIVPKYRPDEQGRFVDNDVISTGVYHKMGQKGVPAMHLTMGSNDNTIGYLVGEPHQGLPYMFQMMNEARIGVGMTATGIATAAYYAALEYARERPQSRRLNNKNQLDAPQTPIINHPDVRRMLLFQKAVTEGSLSLLLEAARLYDISEVAEGEEKENAFLLLDLLMPVAKSYPSEMGVQSVSQSLQTFGGYGYTEDFPVEQLYRDIRITPIYEGTTGIQAQDLLGRKMTMKGGKAPQLLFAEMSKLIAEASTFDELKPYADQLGAELKRVQEVMMSLLPHAQEGNIERYLSDATLFLELFGIVVVAWQWLKQAVVAKQTLVTRNPQGDDLIFYEGKIHTMKFYFHYEVPKTLGLAVRLKDTEVLTIVSEKELAL, encoded by the coding sequence ATGGCAACAACTTATTTTAGCAAACGCAACCTTCAGTTTTTGTTGCACGAAGTTTTCAAAGCCGAGGAGCTGACTAAATACGAATACTTCAGTGCTCACGACCGCGAAACATTCAACCTCGTGCTCGATTCGGCTACTTACATTGCCGATACACTCATGCATCCGTACCTGAAGGATGTCGATAAAAACCAGCCGGAACTTACAAACGGGCAGGTTACGGTTCATCCAAAAATTAAAGAATACCTGAAAGCTATGGGCGACGCGGGCCTGATCGGGGCTGGTTTTTCCTTTGAGCACGGCGGACAGCAATTACCGGAAATGCTTAGTTCCTGCGTGGGCTTTATCCTGATGGCCGCCAATAACGGCATGATGTATACAGGCCTTACGTCAGGAGCAGCTCACCTCATTACTTCGTTCGGATCGCCTGAGTTAAATGAGCTTTATGTACCGAATCTGCTGGCGGGCACCTGGCAGGGAACGATGGCGCTCACCGAACCACAAGCGGGCTCGTCGCTCTCCGATGTGACGACCTCGGCTACGCCACTCCCCGACAGCCAACCGGGAATGGCCGCTTACCAAATCAAGGGACAGAAAGTATTTATCTCGGCGGGTGATCATGATGCGACCGAAAACATCATTCATCTGATGCTGGCGCGGATTGATGGAGCGCCCAAGGGTACAAAAGGCATTTCGTTATTCATTGTCCCCAAATACCGGCCCGACGAACAGGGCCGTTTTGTCGACAACGACGTCATTTCGACGGGCGTTTACCATAAGATGGGACAGAAAGGCGTACCGGCCATGCACCTCACCATGGGCTCAAACGACAATACCATCGGTTACCTCGTTGGTGAGCCACACCAGGGCTTGCCGTATATGTTCCAGATGATGAACGAAGCCCGCATTGGGGTAGGCATGACAGCAACTGGTATTGCCACGGCGGCCTATTATGCAGCTTTGGAATATGCGAGAGAACGCCCACAAAGCAGACGGTTGAATAATAAAAACCAGCTAGACGCTCCACAGACGCCAATCATCAACCACCCCGACGTTCGGCGGATGTTATTATTTCAGAAAGCCGTTACGGAAGGATCGCTCTCGCTACTGCTGGAGGCAGCCCGGCTTTATGATATCAGCGAAGTGGCCGAAGGCGAGGAGAAAGAAAATGCGTTCTTACTGCTCGATTTACTAATGCCAGTGGCAAAATCCTACCCATCCGAAATGGGTGTGCAGTCGGTCAGTCAAAGTTTACAAACCTTTGGCGGCTATGGCTATACGGAAGACTTCCCAGTCGAGCAGTTGTACCGCGATATTCGCATTACGCCCATCTATGAAGGCACGACGGGCATTCAGGCGCAGGATTTACTAGGGCGGAAGATGACCATGAAAGGGGGGAAAGCACCTCAATTGCTTTTTGCCGAAATGAGCAAACTAATCGCCGAAGCCAGCACATTCGATGAGTTGAAGCCCTATGCAGACCAGTTAGGAGCCGAACTCAAGCGGGTACAGGAGGTCATGATGAGTCTGCTACCGCACGCGCAGGAAGGGAACATTGAACGCTACTTGTCCGACGCAACGCTGTTTCTGGAGCTATTCGGGATCGTGGTGGTTGCCTGGCAGTGGTTAAAACAGGCGGTTGTCGCCAAACAAACACTGGTGACCCGGAATCCTCAGGGCGACGATCTGATCTTCTACGAAGGCAAGATTCACACGATGAAGTTTTATTTTCACTACGAAGTTCCTAAAACACTGGGTCTGGCCGTTCGCCTGAAAGATACCGAAGTACTTACGATTGTATCAGAGAAGGAGTTGGCTTTGTAA
- a CDS encoding YheT family hydrolase: MPLIAKSSYKPPIQLWNGHLQTIIPSLFRKVAVSYVRERIETPDDDFLDLDWCYADGSSKPLVILTHGLEGSSTSQYLAGMVRHLTRYGFDCLAWHYRSCSGEMNRQKRFYHIGETGDLHFITQHALSKGYQTLYLMGFSAGGNVTLKYLGERSGAALNPAIKKGVVFSVPVDLMGSARRLEQWDSLVYNHRFNRTLKRKVLEKAAAMPGVFPTEAVSKARSIREFDNLFTAPMNGFRDVTDYYTQSSSLQFIASITIPTLIVNAKNDPFLSPECFPEALGRELPNVWMEFPEQGGHCGFPPQTGGIQGTYWSEERALAFLTN, translated from the coding sequence ATGCCGCTGATTGCTAAATCGAGTTATAAGCCGCCTATTCAGTTATGGAATGGGCACCTGCAAACCATCATTCCCTCGCTCTTTCGCAAGGTAGCGGTTTCCTACGTTCGCGAACGAATCGAAACACCGGATGATGATTTTCTGGATCTGGATTGGTGCTATGCCGATGGTTCCTCAAAACCTCTCGTAATTCTTACGCATGGGCTTGAGGGGAGTTCAACCAGCCAGTATCTGGCCGGCATGGTGCGGCACCTGACCCGATATGGCTTCGACTGTCTGGCCTGGCATTATCGTTCCTGTAGTGGCGAAATGAACCGTCAGAAACGATTTTATCACATCGGCGAAACCGGCGATCTACACTTCATCACACAACATGCCCTATCGAAGGGCTATCAGACTCTTTACCTCATGGGGTTCAGCGCGGGCGGCAACGTCACGCTGAAATACCTTGGCGAGCGCAGCGGAGCAGCCCTAAATCCAGCCATTAAGAAAGGCGTCGTTTTTTCGGTACCGGTCGATTTAATGGGGTCCGCCCGGCGGCTCGAACAATGGGATAGCCTGGTCTATAACCACCGGTTTAACCGAACCCTGAAACGGAAAGTCCTGGAAAAAGCAGCCGCCATGCCGGGTGTCTTTCCAACAGAGGCCGTGAGCAAGGCGCGAAGCATCCGGGAATTTGACAACCTGTTTACGGCCCCGATGAATGGTTTTCGGGATGTGACAGATTACTATACACAGAGTAGTTCGTTACAATTCATAGCAAGCATTACCATTCCAACGTTGATCGTGAATGCCAAAAATGACCCGTTTCTTTCCCCGGAATGTTTTCCGGAGGCTTTGGGCCGGGAACTCCCCAACGTCTGGATGGAGTTTCCTGAGCAGGGCGGCCACTGTGGCTTTCCACCCCAAACCGGTGGAATTCAGGGCACTTACTGGTCAGAAGAGCGGGCTTTGGCCTTTTTGACGAATTAA
- a CDS encoding nucleotidyltransferase family protein gives MDGKQIKELLKANKEHLFVTYPLASLALFGSYAEGTEIEDSDVDILVEFKQPVGFEFIDLSIELENLLQKPVDLVTRQAIKPKLMPYITRQLYYV, from the coding sequence ATGGATGGCAAGCAAATAAAAGAACTGTTAAAGGCTAATAAAGAGCATTTATTTGTCACGTATCCACTAGCGTCATTGGCCTTGTTTGGCTCATATGCAGAAGGTACGGAAATCGAAGACAGCGATGTAGACATCTTAGTTGAGTTCAAACAGCCAGTCGGTTTCGAATTCATCGACTTATCAATTGAATTGGAAAACCTCCTTCAAAAGCCAGTTGATTTGGTCACCCGACAAGCCATAAAGCCTAAACTAATGCCCTATATCACTCGACAATTATATTATGTCTAA
- a CDS encoding HepT-like ribonuclease domain-containing protein → MLEAVDTIQEYTNDLNYESFLNSKMVRDAVVRNVQVLGGAANRIPKPFRDQHATIEWLRIIRTRHILVHDYFGLDYKILWRIITVHLPPLQQSIKQILDIDPLEDADIDQI, encoded by the coding sequence ATGCTAGAGGCTGTTGATACAATACAGGAATATACGAACGACTTAAATTATGAATCGTTCTTAAACAGTAAAATGGTTCGAGATGCAGTTGTTCGAAACGTTCAGGTGTTAGGCGGAGCGGCTAACCGCATTCCTAAACCTTTTCGAGATCAACACGCAACCATCGAATGGTTGCGTATTATCCGTACTCGTCATATTCTTGTTCACGACTATTTTGGGCTGGACTATAAAATACTGTGGCGTATAATAACCGTTCATTTGCCACCGCTTCAGCAGTCGATAAAACAAATTTTAGACATTGACCCGCTGGAAGATGCGGATATTGACCAAATCTAG
- the serA gene encoding phosphoglycerate dehydrogenase codes for MLTKPLEQTYYIIDFDSTFTKVEALDVLGEISLTGRPDRNDVLNEIKAITDRGMSGEISFTDSLTLRLNLLKAHKSQLPALVETLMGKISDSFQRNKQFLTENAEMIYIVSNGFKEFIVPIVTSLGIREENVFANTFVFDETGAIVGFDTENPLSANGGKSQVIRNLHLNGEVYVIGDGYTDYEIKASGLANRFYAFTENVLRPRVVEKADHIAPSLDEFLYHNNLSRSQSYPKSRIKVLLLENVHPIAVQLFEQEGFNVEIRKGALDEDELIEAIRDVSILGIRSKTNVTARVLEHANKLMTVGAFCIGTNQIDLDACTEKGIAVFNAPYSNTRSVVELAIGEIIMLIRSIVPKSNMMHQGGWDKSAKNSFEVRGKKLGLVGYGNIGTQLSVVAEALGMEVYFYDVVDKLALGNARKCKTLDELLAVADIISLHTDGRKENKNLISYREFGLMKNGVIFLNLSRGHIVDIPALVDAIERGKIAGAGVDVFPQEPKTNNEEFASALRNLPNVILTPHIGGSTEEAQANIGNFVPSKLLEYINNGSTYGSVNFPELQLPLLKGAHRLLHIHANVPGILAKMNTIFAKYHINIHGQYLKTNEKIGYVITDVAKEYADEVVEELKDIDNTIKFRLLY; via the coding sequence ATGCTCACCAAACCACTCGAACAAACCTATTACATCATTGATTTTGACAGCACCTTTACGAAGGTTGAAGCGCTTGACGTGCTGGGCGAAATCTCGCTGACAGGACGACCTGACCGGAACGATGTACTGAACGAAATCAAAGCCATTACCGACCGGGGCATGTCGGGTGAGATTTCCTTTACGGATTCGCTGACCCTGCGGCTCAATCTGCTGAAGGCTCACAAGAGCCAGTTGCCTGCGCTCGTTGAAACCCTGATGGGGAAAATCTCTGATTCGTTTCAACGCAACAAGCAATTCCTGACCGAAAATGCCGAAATGATCTACATCGTTTCGAATGGGTTTAAGGAATTCATTGTGCCGATTGTCACGTCACTCGGTATTCGGGAGGAGAACGTCTTTGCCAATACGTTTGTGTTCGATGAGACGGGGGCAATTGTCGGGTTCGATACCGAGAATCCCTTATCAGCCAATGGGGGCAAATCGCAGGTCATTCGGAACCTGCATCTTAATGGGGAAGTGTACGTGATTGGCGATGGATACACGGACTATGAGATCAAAGCGTCGGGACTGGCTAATCGGTTTTATGCCTTCACAGAGAACGTACTACGTCCTCGAGTGGTGGAAAAAGCCGATCATATTGCCCCTTCTCTCGATGAATTCCTGTATCACAACAACCTAAGCCGTAGTCAATCATATCCGAAGAGCCGGATTAAAGTACTGCTGCTCGAAAATGTACACCCTATTGCCGTTCAACTGTTTGAACAGGAGGGCTTTAACGTCGAGATTCGAAAAGGCGCGCTGGACGAAGACGAGTTGATCGAAGCCATCCGCGATGTGTCGATCCTGGGCATCCGGTCGAAAACGAATGTAACAGCTCGTGTGCTGGAACATGCCAATAAGCTGATGACCGTAGGCGCCTTTTGCATCGGCACCAACCAGATTGATCTGGATGCCTGCACCGAAAAAGGCATTGCGGTCTTTAATGCCCCTTATAGCAACACCCGTTCGGTGGTTGAACTGGCCATTGGCGAGATTATTATGCTAATTCGGAGCATCGTACCGAAAAGCAATATGATGCATCAGGGCGGTTGGGATAAATCGGCAAAAAACAGCTTTGAAGTACGTGGCAAGAAACTCGGCTTGGTTGGTTATGGCAACATCGGTACACAGTTATCGGTCGTAGCGGAAGCGCTGGGCATGGAAGTTTATTTCTACGATGTGGTGGATAAACTAGCCCTGGGTAATGCCCGGAAATGCAAGACACTGGACGAACTGCTGGCCGTTGCCGACATCATCAGCCTGCACACCGACGGGCGCAAGGAAAACAAAAACTTGATCAGCTATCGCGAGTTTGGGCTGATGAAGAATGGGGTTATCTTCCTCAACCTCTCGCGGGGTCATATTGTCGATATTCCGGCGTTGGTCGATGCCATTGAGCGGGGCAAAATTGCGGGCGCGGGCGTCGATGTGTTCCCGCAGGAGCCCAAAACCAATAATGAGGAATTTGCCAGTGCCCTGCGTAACCTGCCAAACGTGATTCTGACCCCGCACATTGGCGGTAGCACCGAAGAAGCCCAGGCTAATATTGGTAATTTTGTACCGAGCAAGCTACTCGAATACATCAATAATGGCAGCACATATGGCAGTGTAAACTTCCCCGAACTACAGCTTCCTTTATTGAAAGGAGCGCACCGGCTGCTGCACATTCACGCCAATGTTCCGGGTATTCTGGCCAAGATGAACACTATTTTCGCCAAATACCACATTAATATTCACGGCCAGTACCTCAAAACGAATGAAAAAATCGGCTATGTCATCACAGACGTGGCGAAGGAATATGCCGACGAGGTCGTTGAAGAACTGAAAGACATTGATAACACAATTAAGTTTAGGCTTCTCTATTAA
- a CDS encoding aminotransferase class V-fold PLP-dependent enzyme: MKNTYFTPGPAELYPTFYQHLQTAMDEQIGSISHRSQRFRDIYKFADEQLRTLLSIPATHGIFFTGSASEVWERVLLNCVEHESFHLVNGSFSQKFYDYANALNKHAHIMEKPFGEGFDAAEVEVPAYAELVCLTHNETSSGVQMRPAEIHKLKRRYPKKLFCVDTVSSAPFPDLDYTLIDSAFFSVQKAFGMPAGLGVWIANQTCLAKAERLQKNDTMTIGAHNTLPMLWKHYKTFETPATPNVLYIYILGKIAEDFNRIGIDTIRKQTEEKARMLYKFLDSSSRYEPFVKQERHRSQTVIVASVGSEEQPRSSADVISAAKSANMIVGSGYGKFKESQIRIANFPAVSVEQVGSLIEQLQK, encoded by the coding sequence ATGAAAAACACGTACTTCACGCCCGGCCCGGCCGAACTTTACCCGACGTTTTACCAACACCTCCAAACGGCAATGGACGAACAGATCGGCTCTATTTCGCACCGGAGTCAGCGGTTTCGGGACATTTACAAGTTTGCGGACGAGCAACTGCGGACGTTGCTATCCATTCCCGCAACACACGGTATTTTCTTTACGGGTTCGGCTTCGGAAGTGTGGGAACGTGTACTGCTGAACTGTGTTGAACACGAAAGTTTTCACCTCGTCAATGGCTCCTTCTCGCAAAAATTCTATGACTACGCCAATGCCCTAAACAAGCATGCTCACATTATGGAAAAGCCATTTGGGGAAGGTTTCGACGCGGCCGAAGTTGAGGTTCCTGCCTACGCCGAATTGGTTTGCCTTACGCACAATGAGACTTCGTCGGGCGTGCAGATGCGGCCTGCCGAAATCCATAAACTCAAGCGCAGATACCCCAAGAAACTCTTTTGTGTAGATACGGTTTCGTCGGCTCCTTTTCCAGACCTGGACTATACTTTGATCGATTCGGCGTTTTTCTCCGTTCAGAAGGCGTTTGGCATGCCTGCCGGTCTGGGTGTCTGGATTGCCAACCAGACTTGCCTGGCCAAAGCAGAACGTTTACAGAAAAACGATACAATGACCATTGGGGCACACAATACATTGCCCATGCTCTGGAAGCATTACAAAACGTTTGAAACCCCCGCTACCCCAAACGTTTTATATATTTATATACTCGGTAAAATCGCGGAAGACTTTAACCGGATCGGCATTGACACCATCCGAAAGCAGACCGAAGAGAAAGCCCGAATGCTGTACAAATTCCTGGACAGTTCGAGCCGGTACGAGCCTTTTGTCAAACAGGAACGCCATCGTTCGCAAACGGTCATTGTCGCCAGTGTCGGATCGGAGGAACAGCCGCGCTCATCGGCCGATGTTATCTCGGCCGCTAAATCCGCGAATATGATCGTTGGCAGTGGCTATGGTAAGTTTAAAGAGTCGCAGATTCGAATTGCTAATTTCCCGGCCGTATCTGTCGAGCAGGTGGGCTCCCTCATCGAGCAATTGCAGAAATAA
- a CDS encoding DinB family protein — protein sequence METEPENSQRQLDTDSQSFSGWADGLTDEQFWASPNGKWSVAEVMQHLYLSARPVVRLLTGPRAVLAQWGRADRPSRSYHELGVAYRMALATGVKAPAAMSPRVDDMQITRDALMERFHSVYRSLIEATKNWSASELDEYCLPHPALGRLTVLEILYFTSIHTQHHLQLLQKA from the coding sequence ATGGAGACAGAACCCGAGAACAGTCAACGTCAACTGGACACAGATAGTCAATCGTTTAGTGGCTGGGCAGATGGGCTGACAGACGAACAGTTCTGGGCGAGCCCTAACGGGAAATGGTCCGTTGCTGAGGTGATGCAACACCTGTATTTATCTGCTCGTCCAGTGGTACGTCTGTTAACTGGCCCTCGTGCGGTACTGGCCCAGTGGGGAAGGGCGGATCGGCCATCGAGATCGTACCATGAGCTAGGCGTGGCTTATCGAATGGCACTGGCAACGGGTGTCAAGGCACCCGCAGCAATGTCACCCCGCGTAGATGACATGCAGATAACACGGGATGCGCTTATGGAACGATTCCATAGCGTCTATCGATCGCTGATTGAGGCCACGAAAAACTGGTCAGCCAGTGAGTTGGACGAATACTGCCTGCCTCATCCGGCATTGGGTAGGCTAACGGTGCTGGAAATACTTTATTTTACCAGCATCCACACACAGCACCATCTCCAACTATTGCAAAAGGCATAA
- a CDS encoding spore photoproduct lyase family protein, with product MPKRVIFTADALKEPFGQAMYERISSLDLPLEIAKNNRITGLRGADERETYRIAKNTLAVVNAPPSAFRLQPIPPSADWQMNLAEGCPAHCQYCYLAGSLSGPPVVRAYANLPKMLASTATYEGTYPPNRTWQKQSDGPDTSPRPTTFEVSCYTDVLGIEHLTGSLAECIRYYGTRSMAELRFVTKYDQVDSLLDLPHNGHTRARVSLNADTVARRLEGGTASVEARLQAIRKLALPKELGGGGYPIGLVIAPIMAIPNWREHYTSLLDRISEILDFGPVDMNVEFISHRFTPGSKDVLLQWYPNTSLDLDETTRAEKRNKFGGTKYVYRPEEMKEMKAFFYAEWTKRFPNAPILYWT from the coding sequence ATGCCGAAGCGCGTTATTTTCACCGCTGATGCCTTGAAAGAGCCCTTTGGTCAGGCAATGTACGAGCGCATTTCATCACTTGACTTGCCACTTGAAATTGCCAAAAACAACCGCATTACAGGCTTACGTGGGGCCGACGAACGGGAAACGTATCGCATTGCCAAAAACACGCTGGCGGTGGTGAACGCGCCCCCCAGCGCCTTCCGGTTGCAGCCCATTCCACCCTCAGCCGACTGGCAAATGAATCTGGCAGAGGGCTGCCCGGCTCATTGTCAATATTGTTATCTGGCAGGCAGTCTCTCCGGGCCACCGGTTGTTCGGGCCTACGCCAACCTGCCGAAGATGCTGGCCAGCACCGCTACTTACGAAGGCACTTACCCGCCTAACCGCACCTGGCAAAAACAATCTGACGGCCCGGATACGTCTCCTCGCCCAACCACCTTTGAGGTAAGCTGCTACACCGACGTATTGGGTATTGAGCACCTGACAGGCAGCCTGGCGGAGTGCATTCGGTATTATGGGACACGCTCCATGGCTGAACTACGCTTTGTTACAAAGTATGACCAGGTCGATAGCCTTCTTGATTTACCCCACAACGGGCACACCCGCGCTCGTGTAAGCCTCAACGCCGACACCGTAGCCCGCCGACTCGAAGGGGGCACGGCCTCTGTAGAAGCCCGATTGCAGGCTATTCGTAAGCTGGCTTTACCGAAAGAACTAGGCGGTGGCGGCTACCCCATTGGACTGGTTATAGCCCCGATTATGGCCATTCCTAACTGGCGCGAGCACTACACATCCCTCCTGGACCGCATTTCTGAAATACTTGACTTCGGTCCAGTGGACATGAATGTCGAATTTATCAGCCACCGCTTCACACCGGGCTCAAAAGATGTGCTGTTACAATGGTATCCAAATACCTCGCTCGACCTGGACGAGACAACCCGTGCGGAGAAACGCAATAAATTTGGGGGCACTAAATATGTGTATCGCCCCGAAGAAATGAAGGAAATGAAAGCGTTTTTTTATGCCGAATGGACAAAGCGGTTTCCAAACGCACCGATACTCTACTGGACCTAG
- a CDS encoding DUF4920 domain-containing protein codes for MKNLLLTTLLVAASFGAFAQTDVSYHGKKITPTGAIPATELTAKMADKTEMPAKVEGTVESVCKVKGCWMKVKTGDGQTMRVTFKDYGFFVPKDIVGKTVVVEGTAETTTTPVADLRHFAEDAGKSKEEIAKITKPEKALTFVADGVIVKQ; via the coding sequence ATGAAGAACTTACTGCTCACCACCCTACTCGTTGCGGCATCGTTCGGCGCTTTTGCCCAGACGGATGTGAGTTACCACGGGAAAAAAATTACACCAACGGGGGCCATTCCGGCTACCGAGCTGACGGCAAAGATGGCCGATAAAACAGAAATGCCCGCTAAGGTAGAGGGCACCGTTGAGTCGGTATGCAAAGTAAAAGGCTGCTGGATGAAGGTCAAAACCGGCGATGGTCAGACGATGCGCGTGACGTTCAAAGACTATGGCTTCTTTGTTCCTAAAGACATCGTCGGGAAAACCGTTGTCGTCGAAGGTACCGCCGAAACCACCACAACGCCCGTTGCTGACTTACGCCATTTCGCCGAAGACGCCGGGAAATCGAAGGAAGAAATTGCAAAAATTACGAAACCCGAAAAAGCACTCACTTTTGTCGCCGATGGCGTGATTGTGAAACAATAA